A region from the Medicago truncatula cultivar Jemalong A17 chromosome 6, MtrunA17r5.0-ANR, whole genome shotgun sequence genome encodes:
- the LOC112418235 gene encoding cytochrome b-c1 complex subunit 6-1, mitochondrial: MADEEPVDQKRFFEDSCKPKCVRPLIEYQACMKRIHGDDSGQKHCTGQYFDYWYCVDKCVAPKLFTKLK, from the exons AT GGCTGACGAGGAACCTGTTGATCAGAAGAGATTTTTTGAAGACTCTTGCAAACCAAAATGTGTCAGGCCGTTGATTGAATATCAG GCATGCATGAAAAGGATACATGGTGATGATTCTGGGCAGAAACACTGCACTGGACAATATTTCGATTATTGGTATTGTGTTGACAAATGT GTTGCACCAAAGCTATTCACCAAATTGAAGTAA
- the LOC25480359 gene encoding vacuolar iron transporter homolog 4 yields MAEIQHHHAATLARSESKVYSMDVEKKGEEENDEKDYTQRAQWLRAAVLGANDGLLSTASLMMGVGAVTKDVKTMILTGIAGLVAGACSMAIGEFVSVYSQYDIEFAQMKRQGNISQKDKLPNPYYAAFASAIAFAVGAFVPLLGAAFVKDYKVRLGVVVGVVSLALFGFGLLSAVLGKAPLVKSSLRVLIGGWLAMSLTFGLTKLVNHVVV; encoded by the coding sequence ATGGCAGAAATTCAGCACCACCATGCAGCTACACTAGCACGTAGTGAATCAAAAGTGTACAGCATGGATGTTgaaaaaaaaggagaagaagaaaatgatgaaaaagatTATACACAAAGAGCACAATGGCTTAGGGCAGCTGTTTTAGGTGCTAATGATGGTTTACTCTCAACAGCATCCCTAATGATGGGTGTTGGTGCCGTTACAAAAGATGTTAAGACAATGATTCTAACTGGAATTGCTGGTCTTGTAGCTGGTGCATGTAGCATGGCAATTGGTGAATTTGTGTCTGTCTATTCACAATATGATATTGAATTTGCACAAATGAAAAGACAAGGAAACATTTCTCAAAAAGATAAATTGCCTAACCCTTATTATGCTGCTTTTGCTTCGGCCATCGCTTTTGCGGTCGGCGCCTTTGTGCCGCTACTCGGCGCGGCGTTTGTGAAAGATTATAAGGTGAGGTTGGGAGTAGTGGTTGGTGTTGTTAGCCTTGCTTTGTTTGGCTTTGGATTGTTGAGTGCTGTTCTTGGGAAAGCACCCTTGGTGAAGTCTTCTTTGAGGGTTTTGATTGGTGGATGGCTTGCTATGTCTCTTACTTTTGGTTTAACTAAGCTTGTAAACCATGTTGTAGTTTGA